The genomic stretch GGGGACAGGTCAGGCAATGCCGTATATCTGGGCGAGAGGGACTGCTCAGTTCAGAGAAGACACCAGAAGCTGATAGAAGAGGCGCCGTCGCCTGTGGTTGACGAGAAGATGAGAAAGAAGATGGGGGAAATAGCAATAAAGGCTGTAAAATTTGTAAATTACATAAGCGCGGGTACGATCGAGTTTCTCGTGGATGATCAGAACAATTTCTATTTTATGGAAATGAATACGAGGATACAGGTGGAACACCCCATTACAGAGATGGTGACAGGCGTGGACCTTATTAAGGAGCAGATAAAGATAGCCACCGGAGAGGAGATACAATTTTCTCAAAAGGAAATACGCATCAGCGGACACAGTATAGAGTGCAGGATAAACGCAGAAGACTCTGAAAAGTTTACCCCGTCTCCAGGCCTTATAACTGCATACTGTGCACCTGGCGGGCCCGGGGTCAGGGTGGACTCGGCTGCTTATGCAGGATACACAGTGCCGCAGTATTACGATTCCGTTATAGCAAAACTCATAGTACACGGTGAAGACAGGGAAGAGGCAATAGCAAGGATGTGCAGGGCACTGGATGAGTATGTGATAGAAGGCATCAGGACAACGATACCATTCCATCAAAAGGTCCTCAGAAGCCCTGAATTCAGGGCAGGCAAATATTCCACAAATTTAGTTGAACATTTGCTCGCCTCCGGCAGATGAATCCGGTAAAGGGCATCTATCTGATTCTTGACCAGCAGTATGCAAAGAGGCCCATCCTTTCTATAGCAGAAGAGGCTGTTGAAGCTGGTGTAGATGTGATTCAATACAGAGAAAAGGTCCTTTCCAGAAGGGATGCACTCAAGATAGCTGAAAGACTTCGTGATTTAACGGCCCGAAGCAACATACCATTTATAATCAATGATGACCCGGCCCTTGCCCTTGCAGTTGATGCAGATGGTGTCCATCTCGGACAGGAAGACATACCTGTGCATATTGCAAGGCGGATACTCGGAAAAGACAGGATAATAGGCCTGTCCACGCATAGTCATAAAGAGGCTGTTGAAGCTGCTGCGCTTGATATAAACTATATCGGATTCGGCCCCATCTTTAAGTCAGGCACGAAGATGGCTGCGGAGCCGCTCGGTCCGGAGGCAATAAGCCGGACAAGAAGTGATATTTCCATACAGATGATTGCAATCGGCGGCATCAATGATGAAAATATTGCTGAAGTTATGCGGTGCGGTGCAGACGGCGCTGCAATCATCTCAGCAATCCTTTCATCACATGACATCAAACAGAGTGTCCGCAAGCTTAAGGAAAGGGTCCGGGACATTCAGCGCATCTGACACGAGCCGTTTCTTCAGACCGCTGATATACGGAATAGTCCCAAGCACAGGGATGCCCGACAGTGTCTCTACCGTATCCTGAAAGGTCATCTCTGCAAGAGTGCCATTTCCGGTATTTCGGTTATTTATGACAATCCCGGTTACAGGTATCTTTTTCATTGTCAGACAGCTTATCGTCAGCATAGTGTGATTAAGGTATCCGAGATGGGGGCTGGTTACCAGAATTACAGGCAGATTTAGCAGCCTGATCAGGTCTGCAACATAGAAGTCATCCCTGACAGGCACGAGCACCCCGCCGATTCCTTCAACGATCATGTAATCATGTCTTTTGCACAATACCTTAAAATAGTCTGAAATCAAATCAACATCAATGACGATCTTTTGTTTTGTGGCGGCTACATATGGGGCCACCGCTTCTGTGAACATGTAGGGGGTGATGAGTTCTATAGGGTCATCAGACGATGCTGACCCGGCCAGCATGAGTGAATCATCGGGGGTTAGATGGCCTTCCCGGGTTCTGCACCCTGTGTGAACAGGCTTCATTACGCCGACATTAATGCCCCGCGACCTCAAGGCAGCAGCTATGCCTGCAGCAACAGCAGTCTTTCCAACGCCGGTGTCTGTACCGGTAACAAATATGCCACGTTTTTTCACTCGAAAATCCCCGTTCAAATCCCCCCTGTCCCCCTTTAGTAAAGAAGGGAACTAATTTCCCCCTTTGGAAAAGGGGGACTAAGGGGGATTTTCATCTGTCTTTTGTGAGCCCTGGCTCACGACGGTTCATCCGTAAACCTCTACAATATCCTGCTGTCTGTATTAAAGACCTGTCCTGAAATCTGATTCATATCCGACAGGCTGTAAACAAACTCAGCCACCTCATTTATGTCCTGTGCCTTTTTAAGGACTCCGGCGTTGATTATGCTCTCTGTATCCGTCTCAGACAGTGACTCTGTCATTGCCGTCTTCATAAGACCCGGGAGAACTGCATTTACCCGTATATTAAACCTCCCAAGCTCCAGCGCCGCTGTCTTCGTTAATCCCGTCAGTCCTGCCTTTGCCGATGCATAAGCGCACTGGCCTGCACGCCCCTTGAGCCCCGCGAAGGACGATATATTGATAATATGCCCCGTCTTTCTCTTCATCATATGCCTCGAGACAGCCCTGATGGCATAAAAGGGACCTGAAAGATTGGCAGCGATAATGCCGTTCCACTCCGCTATTCCCGTTCTGACAAGGAGGTTGTCTTTATTAATACCGGCATTATTAATAAGGACGTCAATATGTCCCCACCTTTCAATAATCAGGTCAACCATATTAGTCACACTTCCGGATGACCTTACGTCACATTGAAACAAATCTGCTTCACCGCCATTGGAAATTATTTCACCATAGACCTCTTCAGCGGCCCCTCTGCCCGTAAAATAATGAACGGCAACAGCATATCCGCCTTTGGAATATCGCAAAGACAGCGGCCGCCCAAGTCCCCCTGATGCGCCTGTTATAAGGACAACCTTCACTCGAAAATACTCCCAAGTACCAGTCATTCCCACGGAACCTGTCCCCGCAGGATTTTTCACCCGTCATTCCCGCTTACGCGGGAATGACGTTTTCATGAACCTTGTTGAGCCTGAGACTCATGACGGGTCATCTGAAAATGCCCCTGCATACCCGCCATTATAATAATCTTAACTCTTCTCCTGCACTAATGAACACTTCCAGACAGTGTTCAATATCCTCCCTGCTGTGTGCAGCTGTTACTGTTGTCCTTATTCTGCAGCCACCTTCAGAGACTGTAGGGGGGCGTATGGCAGTTGCATATATCCCGGCATCAAACAGTTTCCCTGAAAACAGTAGTGTCTTCTCAGCATTACCAGTGAAGACTGGAATGATTGGCGTCTCACTCTGCATGGTATTAAAACCTGCTGCCTGAAGCCCTTCTCTGAATATCCTTGCATTCTCCAGCAATCTCCCGGGGATAGTCCTGTCATCCTGAACTATTCCTATAGCAGCCAGTGATGCGGCAACAACAGAAGGGGGCAGGGCTGTAGTATAAATGAATGCCCTTGCCTTATTGATCAGATAATCTTTTAACAGCGCTGATCCTGCCGCATATGCCCCGAATGAGCCCAGCGCCTTGCTGTATGTGCCCATTTGGACATATAAACTGCAACTTGTTATCCCGAAGTGTTCAAATGAACCGCGGCCTGATTTCCCGAGGACTCCTGTTGCATGCGCATCGTCAACTATAAGGACTGCCCCAAACTCATCAGCCACCTTCAGGATATCACCCAACGGCGCTATATCTCCATCCATGCTAAAGACACTGTCAGTTATTATAATCCTTCTCCTGTAAGAGGCATCAGCATTTCCGGCATTTCCCAGGATCAGTGATCTGAGGTGTCCTGCATCTTTGTGCCTGTAAATAATGACCCTGGCCCTGCTCAGTTTGCATCCGTCAATTATGCTCGCGTGATTTAATTCATCGCTGAATATCACATCTCCTTCTCCTGCCAGGGACTGAATAATACCTGCGTTTGCCATGTATCCTGTGTTAAAGAGCAGGGCATCTTCAGTCTCCTTGAATTTTGCAGTGACCCGTTCAAGCATATCATGTAATTCCATATTCCCGGATATCAGTCTTGAGGCCCCGGCGCCGGTTCCGTATTTCTTAACAGCATCAATAGCAGCATCCTTCAATGCCCGATGATTGGCCAGTCCCAGATAGTTGTTGGAGCAGAGGTTTATACATGAGCGGCCGTCAATGACGATATGCGCAGACTGCTCAGATTCAACCCTCCTGAGTGTCCTGTAGAGATTTGCAGACCTCAGCTCATTTAATTCTATTGTCAATTCATCTTCTATGTTCATCCGAAAATACTCCTAAGTACCCGTCATTCCTGCGAAGGCAGGAATCCAGAACCAGGGCCTGATTCTGGATTCCCGCTTGCGCGGGAATGACATTTTCGCTTACCTTTGTGAGCCACGGCTCATGACGGTTCACTCGAAAATCCCTCTATTCATCCTTCGACAAGCTCAGGATGAACGCCTGAGTTCGTCGAAGCCTGAGCTTGCCGAAGCCTGAGCTTCTCGAAGGCAGTGTTTGGCATCCCGTATCTCCGT from Nitrospirota bacterium encodes the following:
- the accC gene encoding acetyl-CoA carboxylase biotin carboxylase subunit; the protein is MFHKILIANRGEIALRIIRACKELGIKTVAIYSSADESSLHARFADERVCVGPADSAQSYRNIPNILSAAEITDAEAIHPGYGFLAENAHFAEACEAAGIVFIGPTPDNIALMGDKAKAKETMMKCGVPIMPGSRGVVATEKDALDVVKEIGFPVIIKAVAGGGGRGMRVVHKEQELVNTFLMAQAEAKASFGSDEVYIEKFFQNPRHIEVQVLGDRSGNAVYLGERDCSVQRRHQKLIEEAPSPVVDEKMRKKMGEIAIKAVKFVNYISAGTIEFLVDDQNNFYFMEMNTRIQVEHPITEMVTGVDLIKEQIKIATGEEIQFSQKEIRISGHSIECRINAEDSEKFTPSPGLITAYCAPGGPGVRVDSAAYAGYTVPQYYDSVIAKLIVHGEDREEAIARMCRALDEYVIEGIRTTIPFHQKVLRSPEFRAGKYSTNLVEHLLASGR
- the thiE gene encoding thiamine phosphate synthase yields the protein MNPVKGIYLILDQQYAKRPILSIAEEAVEAGVDVIQYREKVLSRRDALKIAERLRDLTARSNIPFIINDDPALALAVDADGVHLGQEDIPVHIARRILGKDRIIGLSTHSHKEAVEAAALDINYIGFGPIFKSGTKMAAEPLGPEAISRTRSDISIQMIAIGGINDENIAEVMRCGADGAAIISAILSSHDIKQSVRKLKERVRDIQRI
- the bioD gene encoding dethiobiotin synthase — protein: MKKRGIFVTGTDTGVGKTAVAAGIAAALRSRGINVGVMKPVHTGCRTREGHLTPDDSLMLAGSASSDDPIELITPYMFTEAVAPYVAATKQKIVIDVDLISDYFKVLCKRHDYMIVEGIGGVLVPVRDDFYVADLIRLLNLPVILVTSPHLGYLNHTMLTISCLTMKKIPVTGIVINNRNTGNGTLAEMTFQDTVETLSGIPVLGTIPYISGLKKRLVSDALNVPDPFLKLADTLFDVM
- a CDS encoding SDR family NAD(P)-dependent oxidoreductase, encoding MKVVLITGASGGLGRPLSLRYSKGGYAVAVHYFTGRGAAEEVYGEIISNGGEADLFQCDVRSSGSVTNMVDLIIERWGHIDVLINNAGINKDNLLVRTGIAEWNGIIAANLSGPFYAIRAVSRHMMKRKTGHIINISSFAGLKGRAGQCAYASAKAGLTGLTKTAALELGRFNIRVNAVLPGLMKTAMTESLSETDTESIINAGVLKKAQDINEVAEFVYSLSDMNQISGQVFNTDSRIL
- the bioF gene encoding 8-amino-7-oxononanoate synthase — translated: MNIEDELTIELNELRSANLYRTLRRVESEQSAHIVIDGRSCINLCSNNYLGLANHRALKDAAIDAVKKYGTGAGASRLISGNMELHDMLERVTAKFKETEDALLFNTGYMANAGIIQSLAGEGDVIFSDELNHASIIDGCKLSRARVIIYRHKDAGHLRSLILGNAGNADASYRRRIIITDSVFSMDGDIAPLGDILKVADEFGAVLIVDDAHATGVLGKSGRGSFEHFGITSCSLYVQMGTYSKALGSFGAYAAGSALLKDYLINKARAFIYTTALPPSVVAASLAAIGIVQDDRTIPGRLLENARIFREGLQAAGFNTMQSETPIIPVFTGNAEKTLLFSGKLFDAGIYATAIRPPTVSEGGCRIRTTVTAAHSREDIEHCLEVFISAGEELRLL